The following proteins come from a genomic window of Nicotiana tomentosiformis chromosome 12, ASM39032v3, whole genome shotgun sequence:
- the LOC104097733 gene encoding protein TIFY 5A-like has product MRRNCNLELRLVPPCVSFSPKDCTTTPYFSMRNNQSTEEKQQLTIFYNGKVVVSDATELQAKAIIYLASREMEENTKTSSPISEASSPLLQTQTGLSMKRSLQGFLQKRKNRIQATSPYHH; this is encoded by the exons ATGAGAAGAAACTGTAACTTGGAACTAAGGCTTGTCCCTCCTTGTGTTTCTTTTTCTCCTAAAGATTGCACTACGACCCCTTACTTCTCCAT GAGGAATAACCAGAGCACAGAAGAGAAGCAACAGCTAACAATATTTTACAATGGGAAAGTTGTGGTTTCTGATGCTACAGAGCTTCAG GCGAAAGCAATAATATATCTCGCAAGTAGAGAAATGGAGGAGAATACAAAGACTTCATCACCAATTTCAGAGGCATCATCACCATTGTTACAAACTCAAACTGGTCTTTCCATGAAGAGATCTTTGCAAGGATTTCTGCAAAAGAGAAAGAATAGAATTCAAGCAACTTCTCCATATCATCACTAG